The Phaeobacter gallaeciensis DSM 26640 genomic sequence ACCGCACTCTGGAGTTGCTGCGCGGTAAACGTGCGACATTGGCCATCGGATTTGCCTTTGACGCGCAAGAGGCTGATGATCTGCCGCTGGAACCAACAGATCAACCGCTGGACATGCTGATCACCGAAAGCCGGGTGTTGCAGTTCAGCCGATAGCCCTGCGGCTGATCGCCCAGATTTTTCCGAAAAATCTGGGCAACAATTTTCAAAAAGTTTTGGACCATTAACGCGGGCCTTGTCCTGAGCCTTGCAACGGCGTACCACGCCACAATGCGAATTCTATTTCTTGGCGATGTCATGGGCCGCGCGGGACGCAAGGCCATTTCCGAACACCTCCCGCAGATGCGCAAGGACTGGCGGCTCGATTTTGTCGTGGTCAATGGCGAGAACGCGTCCAATGGCATGGGGCTGAATGGCGATCATGCCAAGGCGCTGCTGGATGCGGGGGCCGATTGCCTGACCCTTGGCGATCATGCCTTTGACCAAAAGGACATGTTGCAGGCCATCGAGAAAGAGCCGCGCATTATCCGTCCGCTCAATTTTGCCAAAAACGCACCGGGGCGTGGCTACCGGCTGTTCAACGCGCCCGGCGGGCGTAAGGTTCTGGTGGTGCAGGCGCTGGGGCAGGTGTTCATGAAACGGGCCTATGATGATCCCTTTGGCGCGGTGGAGGCGGTGCTGAAATCACATCCACGCGGCGGTCTGGCGCAGGCGGTGATCGTGGACATGCATTGCGAAGCCACGTCTGAGAAAATGGCTATGGGCCATTTCTGCAATGGCCGCGCTTCGCTGGTGGTGGGCACCCACACCCATGTGCCGACGGGCGATGCGCAGATCCTCTCTGATGGCACCGGCTACCTGACAGATGCCGGCATGTGCGGCGATTACAACTCGGTGATCGGCATGGAGAAGGCTGAACCGATGCGCCGTTTCCTGACCGGAATGCCGAAGAACCGCTTCACCCCCGCAGAAGGCCCCGCAACGCTTTCCGGCGTTTTTGTGGAAACCGATGACCGGACAGGCGCCGCCAAATCGATCCGGATGATCCGGGTGGGGGGGCTATTGGAACAGGCTGTCCCTTGAGGCAGATTTTGTCTCATGCAGCTCGCAACTTGCTCGGCTTCGCAAAACAATACAGACAGCGCAGGGGACATTTGTCTCCCTGTGCGCGCAAAACCCGAACCCTGTTCGCAAACAGCTGATAAATCAGGGTTATGCAAACCGGTTGTATAGCGAGGCCCTTGCCTCGTCTAACAAGATCAGGTTCACTCCCTTGGGCCGCGCGATCTGTGATACGGTTCAGCCCGTTTATTCAGGTCGCCGATGATTGATCTCTCAACTTCTTGGATGTCGTTACCCTTGATGCAGTTTCTTCCCCTTGGCGAAACCGGTGGCGCAATCCTGACGCTGCTGATCGTAGTAGCGATGTTTGTCGCCTTCCTGCGCGAGACCTTTCCGACCGAGGTGGTGGCGCTAGCGGGCGTGTCTGTGATGCTGGCAACCGGTGTTTTGCCTTATCAGGCGGCTCTGCCGGTGCTGTCAAACCCGGCGCCCTGGACCATTGCGGCCATGTTCATCATCATGGGGGCCTTGGTGCGCACCGGTGCTTTGGATGCCTTTACCGCGCAAGCGCGCAAACAGGCGGAGATCAATCCCAAGCTGGCCATCGCTCTGTTGATGGTCTTTGTCGTTGTCGCCTCTGCCGTGGTGTCGAACACGCCTGTGGTGGTGGTAATGATCCCAGTGTTCATCCAGATCGCCCGCACAATGAAGGTTTCGGCCTCCAAGATGCTGATCCCGCTCAGCTATGCGGCCATCCTTGGCGGTACGCTGACGCTGATCGGTACCTCCACGAACCTGCTCGTCGACGGTGTCGCGCGGGCGCAGGGGCTGGCACCGTTCACCATATTTGAGGTCACACGACTGGGCATCATTCTGGTGATCTGGGGGATGATTTATTTGCGGTTCATCGCCCCCCGTCTGCTACCGGACCGCAGCAGCATGGCCAGCCTACTGAGTGACCGCTCGCGGATGAAATTCTTCACCGAGGCGGTGATCCCCCCTGACAGCAACCTGATCGGGCGCGAAGTCACTGGGGTTCAGCTGTTCAAACGCCCCGGCGTGCGGCTGATTGATGTTATTCGCGGTGATATCTCGCTGCGTAACGCGCTCAAAGGGGTGGAGTTGCAGGTCGGGGATCGGGTGGTCCTGCGGACCAAGATGACCGAACTCCTCAGCCTGCAACGCAACAAGGAGCTGAAGCGGGTCGATCAGGTCTCTACCGTGGAGACCGAAACCGTTGAGGTGCTCATAACTCCAGGCTGCCGCATGGTGGGCCGCTCGCTTGGTGCGATGCGTCTGCGCCGCCGCTATGGCGTCTACACGTTGGCGGTTCATCGCCGGAACCAGAATATCGGCGTTCAGCTGGAAGATCTGGTGGTGCGGGTGGGCGATACCCTGCTGCTGGAAGGCAACGCTGAGGATATCCAGCGCCTTGCCGCAGATATGGATATGGCGGCCGTCTCGCAGCCCTCAGTGCGCGCCTACCGCCGCCGTCACGCGCCCATCGCCATTGCCGCACTGATCGGTATCGTGCTGCTGGCCGCCCTTGGCGTAGCCCCCATCCTGTTGCTCTCTGTACTGGCGGTCTCACTGGTGCTGATCACCCGTTGTATTGATGCGGATGAGGCGTTTTCCTTTGTCGATGGGCGGTTGCTGACGTTGATCTTTGCCATGCTGGCCATCGGCGCCGCCTTGGAGAGTTCTGGCGCTGTGCGGCTCATTGTGGAGGCGATTGCGCCGTCACTCTCGATCTTGCCGCCGTTCCTTCTGGTCTGGGCGGTCTATCTGTTGACCTCAATTTTGACAGAGCTGGTCTCCAACAACGCCGTGGCGGTGGTGGTGACGCCAATCGCGGTTGGTCTGGCGCAGGCCATGGGCATTGATCCACGTCCCTTGGTGGTGGCGGTAATGGTCGCGGCTTCGGCTTCCTTCGCGACGCCAATCGGCTATCAGACCAATATGCTGGTCTATGGCCCCGGCGGCTATAAGTTTACAGACTTCCTGCGCGTGGGCATCCCGCTGAACTTTAGCGTTGGCCTCCTGGCATCTATCCTGATCCCGTTCTTCTGGCCGCTTTAACAGCCTCCGTTAGGAGGTTGTTAACCATAAGTATTCGGCGGTTGAAAAGGGCTATGCGATGGCGCGGGATTGTCCGACTTGACGGCCGGTGAACAGGCACCCACCAAGGAAACTGCCCTCCAGCGCGTTATAGCCGTGATAACCGCCGCCGCCGAAACCTGCCACCTCTCCAGCGGCAAATAGCCCCGGTACAGTCGAGCCATCCGCGCCGATCATCTGCCCGTCGAGATTGGTCTGCAACCCGCCCAGTGATTTGCGCGTCAGGATGTTCAGGCGTACTGCGATCAGCGGCCCATTGGCACGGTCGAGCAGGCGGTGCGGCTTGGCAGTGCGGATCAGCCGGTCGCCCCGGTAGTTGCGCGCGGCATTGATCGCAATCAGCTGGGCGTCCTTGGCAAAGGGGTTGTCCGCCTGCGCATCGCGCGCTTCGATCTGGCGGCGCAGGTGGGTTTCCTCCAACGGCAGCTCCCCCAATTCGTTCATGCCCTTGACCAGATCGCTCAGCGTGTCAGCCACGACGAAATCCGCGCCATGTTTCTTGAAGGCCTCTACCGGGGCCGGGGCCTTGCCCCGCGATAACAGCCGCGCGCGCAGCACCTCGCCCCATTTGCCGGAGGTCAGATCCGGGTTCTGCTCGGATCCGGAGAGGGCAAATTCCTTCTGGATGATCTTCTGGCTGAGGATGAACCAGCTGTAATCCTGCCCGGTCTTCAGGATATCACGCAGAGTGCCCAGCGTGTCGAAGCCCGGCAGATAAGGCGCGGGCAGACGGTCGCCTCTGGCGTCAAACCACATTGAGGACGGTCCCGGCAGAATGCGGATGCCGTGATTGGGCCAGATCGGATCCCAGTTCCGCAGCCCTTCGGTGTAGTGCCACATCCGGTCGGCATTGATGACATGACCGCCAGCGGCCTCCGCGATGGGGATCATCCGCCCATCCACGTGAAAGGGCACCCCTGCCACCATACGGCGCGGCGCCGGGCCCAGCCGCTCCACGGGCCAGTTTTTCCGCACCGCATCGAGATTGCCGCCAATCCCGCCAGAGGCCACCAGCACCGACGGTGCATAGACCTCAAACTCGCCGATTTCCTGCCGGTTTGTGCGCGCGCCTTGCGGGGCCTGATCTTCGGCCAGGACCTCGCCGGAGACGCCTTTGACGATGCCGCCCTGGGTGATGATATGGCTGACCTGATGGCGAAATCGCGGCTGGATCAGACCGGCCTCGACATGGGCCTCAACCCGCGCGGCAAAGGGCGCGACCACCCCCGGTCCTGTGCCCCAGGTCAGGTGAAAGCGCGGCACTGAATTGCCGTGCCCCTCAGCCTCGCCGCCGCCGCGTTCGGCCCAGCCAACAACCGGAAACCAGCGCATCCCGAGCCCGTGCAGCCAGGCGCGCATCTCGCCACTGGCAAACTCAAGATAGGCCCGTGCCCAACGTTGCGGCCAGTGGTCTTCGGGGCGGTCAAACTGGGCGCTGCCGAACCAGTCGCGCCGGGCCAGATCGGGGCGGTCGCGAATGCCCATGCGGCGTTGCTCTGGGGTGTCGATCATGAACAACCCACCAAGGCTCCAATGGGCTTGACCGCCCAGGAAATGTGCAGGCTCCTGATCCAGCAGGATCACCCGCTTGCCCCGGTCGCCCAGCTCTGCTGCGGCCACCAACCCTGCCAGCCCGGCGCCGACAATGATCACATCTGCGGCGTTGTCCGTTGCCTGTCCCATGGCGTGCCTCTGCTATTGCTCCCTGTGGTGGGATCAGCCTAAGCGTGCAGAGGGCATCGGCGCAAACTCTGCGCGCGCTGCCGTTGGGTCAGTAGTAGAAAGTGCCGCCCGGTCAGAGTGGCCAGAACAGCAGGATTGACGGGATTGAGGCGGCGATGATCAACACCTCAAGCGGCAGACCAATGCGCCAGTAATCGCCAAACTGATAGCCGCCGGGACCCAGCACCAGCGTGTTGTTCTTATGCCCGATAGGGGTGAGGAACGCTGCAGAAGCCGCCACCGCCACCGCCATCAGGAACGGATCAGGCGACACCCCAAGGCCATTGGCCATCTGGATGCCGACGGGGGCTGCAACAATGGCTGTGGCGGTGTTGTTCAGCACATCCGATAGTGTCATGGTGACCACCATCAACACTGTCAGAATGGCCCAGGCGGGCATCCCATTGGTCAGTGTTAGCAGGCTTTCGGCAATCAGAGCCGTCCCACCGGCGCTGTCTAAGGCTGCCCCCAATGGGATCATTGATCCCAGCAGCACCACCACCGGCCATTCAATGTGGTCATACAATTCCGCCAGCGGCAGGATCTTGGTCAGCACATAGGCCACCACCACCAGCCCCAGTGCAATCGGCAGATAGATCAGCCCGAGCGAGGCCGCGAGCACCGCCCCCGCAAAGAGACCAATCGCCAGCCAGGTCTTGTCATTGGCGGTTACCGACAGGCCGCGCTCGGCCAGCGGCAGGCAGCCCAGCCACTCGGTGACATCGGCGCCGCGATCGCGCGGGCAGAGCAGCAGCAGGATATCCCCGGCCTCAATCTGTTCCTGACGGATATGGCGGGTCAGGCGGCGGCCTTGCCGCGCCAGCCCCATCAGCACCGTGTTCTGCCGCCACGCCAGCCCCAGCGCCTGCGCGCTGCGCCCCTTGATACGGGCGGTTTCAGGGACCACCACCTCAATCAGCTCCAGCCCATCACCCGCAGCGGCCAGTTTCTCTTGGCGCGCGGCATCGGCAAAGTCGAGGGAGGCGGCGCTGCGAAACTCATCCAGCGCTTCGGGTGTCGCCTCCAGCACCAGAGCGTCGCCAGCCCGCAACAGCTGACCTGCCGCCCGCCCATAAAGCCGCTTACCGTCACGGATCAGCCCCAGGATCGCCACATCGGCTTTCTCAGCCTCTTTGTCGAATTCGCCCAGCCGCTGGCCAATCATCTCGGAACCTTCGGGCACCGTCAGCTCGGCAATATATTGGGACAGCTGTGCTTCTGACGCGCCTGCCGCATTCTGGCGCAGCGGGATCAGACGCCAGCCGATCAACGCCACAAACAGTAGCCCCGCCAGCGCCGCAATCCCACCTACCGGGGCGAAGTCGAACATCCGGAACGGTTCTCCCAGGGTCTCCTCGCGGATTGAGGCAATGATGATATTGGGGGGCGTCCCGATCAGCGTCGCCATACCGCCCAAGATGGTGGCAAAAGACAGGGGCATCAGGCTCATCCCCGGCGTGCGCCCTGCTTTGCGCGCGGTCTGAATGTCCACCGGCATCAGCAGCGCCAGCGCCGCTACATTGTTCATGAAGGCCGACAGAACCGCGCCAATGCCCCCCATCAGCGTGATATGCGCGCCCAGATTGCGGCTGCTGTCCACCAAAGTGCGGGTGATCAGGAATACAGCGCCCGACCGCACCAAACCGGCCGAGACCACCAGCACCAGCGCCACCACCAATGTGGCGGGGTGGCCAAACCCGGCAAAGGCGTCGCTGGCGGGCACGACGCCCAGAACCACCGCCACCATCAGCGCTGAAAACGCCACGATATCATAGCGATACTTTCCCCAAAGCAGCAGGCCAAAGACAGCGGCGAAGAGGGCGAACAAAACAATCTGGTCAAATGTCATGGCGCCACTCTAGCCGCTGGGGCGGGCGGGGCAACCGTCGCAATGCACCCTTCTGTCGTGGCGTGTGCCTAGGATCCGGCAGCGCTGGTAGGGGCGGGGCGCATATGGGGCGCTTGAAAGCCCCCCGGTGTCGGGGCTATATGGGCGCCAGATCGAAATTGAAGCAGCAAGGATGCACCATGGCAGGCCATTCCAAATGGGCGAATATCCAGCACCGCAAGGGCCGTCAGGACGCCGCGCGGTCGAAATTGTTCTCGAAACTCTCCAAGGAAATCACCGTCGCCGCCAAGATGGGCGACCCCGATCCTGAGAAAAACCCACGTCTGCGTCTGGCGGTAAAAGAAGCCAAGAGCCAATCCGTCCCCAAGGATGTGATTGACCGCGCGATCAAGAAATCCACTGCCGGTGAAGGCGACGATTACGAAGAAATCCGCTATGAGGGCTATGGTCCGAATGGTGTGGCCGTCATCGTCGAAGCCATGACTGACAACCGCAACCGCACCGCTTCCACCGTGCGCTCCACCTTCTCCAAGAACGGTGGCAACCTCGGGGAGACCGGCTCCGTTGGCTTCATGTTCGACCGCAAGGGTGAGGTGACCTATCCGGCGACGGTCGGGGATGCAGACACTGTTATGATGGCTGCGATTGAAGCGGGCGCCGAAGATGTCGACAGTTCCGAAGATGGCCACATCATCTACTGCGCCGATACCGACCTCAACGAGGTGTCCAACGCGCTGGAAGGTGAACTGGGCGAGTCGGACTCGACCAAGCTGGTGTGGAAACCCACCACCACCACGGAACTCGACCTTGAGGGCATGCAGAAGTTGATGAAGCTGGTGGATGCGCTGGAGGACGACGACGACGTGCAGCGCGTCACCACCAACTTCGAAGCCTCCGACGAGGTGATGGAGCAGCTGTAAACCGCGGCTGTGACAATGAGAAAGTCTGAGGCCCGCCGGACTGGCGGGTCTTTTCGTCTGTGCAGTCCCCTTGGGCCAAATCCGCATAAGGATAAAACGATGAAAATCAGAGGTTTCCGCTCCGAAGATGCCGCAGTGCTGGCGCAGATTTTTCACGCTGCCGTGCATGGCGTGAGCGCGCGGGACTACAGCCCGGAGCAATGCGCCGCCTGGAGCCCGGAACCGGCTCCGGCGGAGGTGTGGCAGGGCCGCGCCGGTGACGGGCGCTTTGTTTTTGTCGCGGTGAATGCCGCCGATCAGCCGCAGGGCTTTATCGAGCTGGAGCGGGACGGCCATATCGATTGTTTCTACTGTCACCCGGATGTGGCGGGCACCGGCGTCGGCCTTGCGCTTTATCAGCAGTTGGAGGCACAGGCACGGGATTTGGGGCTGAGCAGCCTATATGTCGAGGCGAGCGAGGCCGCGAAGCGGTTTCTTACCCGGAAGGGCTTCACTGACGAAGGGCGCCGCGAGATTGAACGCCGGGGCGTCGGGCTTCACAACTACCGCATGACCAAGGCCCTGAGCTGATCGGAGACGATCAGGGCTGCGTCAGCACGCCTTCGCGTCGCAGCTCATCCGCGTCCGGCATCCACAGGTCGTTGCTCGCGGTGGCAAACAGCCGATCGGCAAACCCAGCGCTGATGCCCTGCTCGATCAGGAAGTCCCGGTCGCGGGCCTGTTCGCGGCCCAGATCCACCTGTGGCAACCCGCCGGGAAAATTCAGCGCATAGGCGTGAAACCCCAAGATGCCCTGATCGGCCAGCCTGCGCTGTTGCCCCGCCGCGAAGATCAGCGTGCAGGCGGAGGCGCAGGTGCCCTCTGCCACCGTGTCCAGCGCCCGCTCCCGGATCAGCCGGGCCACACCGCGCGCCTCATAGATCAGCCCGCCCGGACCGCTCAGGGCGACCTCACGCAGGGCCGGGGCTTCCGCCATCATCGCCGCCACGCGGCGGGTCAGCCCATGCGGGATTTCCCCAACAAAGATCAGCCGCCGCCCATCCGGGGTGATCGACAAGTCATAAAGCGCCTCACGCGCCAGCCGTTCCTGCTCGGCATAATCCGGCTCAACCGGGGTGGTGGCGATCAGCACCGCGTCCCACCACAGGGTGACTGTGGCGAAGCCAGCGAAAAGAATGGCCAGATACCCACCCCAGACCGGCGCCAGATGTCCGGTGTCGCGGATATGAGCATCCGCACTGCGCAGGAAACACCGCGCCTGCCACAGCAGCAGCAGCGCGTCGATCAGAACCAGCGCATAGAGCAACCTTATCGGCAGGACCACGACAGTATTCAACAGTGTCCATGTCAGCAGCACCACGATCCTTGGCAGAACCAGCTGCCATAGAAAGCTTCGCCCCAGTGTCAGAATGCGCAGCCGCTTCGGCGAGGTGCGGGCGGGATCGGTTCTCAGGCTGAATAACCTGCCATCCGTTTTGCTGGTGTCGTTATCCTCTGGCACTGTATTCGTGCCCCCGGTGGCTAGATCGGCGTCAGATGCCGACGCGCTGATTTGAGCACAGCTCGGGTCACATCGGCAAGGGCCGGGGCCAGAACCCGGCTCACCTGCCAGGTCAATGGGACATCCAGCGGGGTGTACGGGAGCAGCGGGCAGAGCTGCTCTGTCGTTAAATAAGGTGCTGCCAGCTGTTCAGGGTTCATCCCCCAGCCCACGCCTGCCAATGCGGCATCGACAAAGGCCTGACTGGACGGCAGGAAATGGGCAGGCGGTGCAATCCCGCTGCCCACATGTGCGCTGAGCCAGCGCCCCTGCAGCTGATCCTTGGCATTAAATATGAGACAGGGGGCGCGGGTTGCAGCCTCTTGTGTCACGCCCTTGGCAAACCAGCGCTCCCGAAACCCCGGTGACGCCGTCGCAATATAGCGCAGCGCTCCCAATGGGTAGGCATCGCAGCCTGGCACCGGCTTGGCATGGGCGGTTACTGCCGCCGAAACCTCGCCCCGGCGCAGCCAGTCGGCGCTGTGATCCTGATCGTCGATCACCAGATCAAACAGCAGTCCGTCGCAGGCGGCCATCACCGGAACAAACCAGGTCGCCAGACTGTCCGCATTGATCGCCACCCGCAGGCGCGATGCACCGGGCGCGCGCTCCAGCCGCAGATCCTCTGACACTGCCGCTTCCAGCAAGGCCACATCCTCGGCATGCTTGGCAATGCGAAGCCCGGCCTCGGTGCCAAGGCACGGGCTGCCACGCTGCACCAGACTGCTGCCGATCCGATCCTCCAGCGCCTTGATCCGTTGGGAGATCGCTGAGGGCGTGACCAGCAGCGCCTGCGCCGCCGCCTCGAAGGAGCCAAGCCGCAGTACCGCTGAGAGCGCGGCAAGGTGATTTGGATCGAATTTCATTAGCGCTGCTTAATTGAGATTATTCGGATTAATTTGCGTACATCACTCAGGCGGCGTAGTCAAAGCCGCAGATGCGGAGACCGATCCGTGCAGACACCGCCAAAGGATATCTCCATGCCCCCCAGCCTGATCGCCGGTTTCTTTCTGGGCCTCAGCCTCATTATGGCCATTGGCGCGCAAAACGCTTTTGTGCTGCGGCAGGGGCTGCGGCGCCAGCATGTGTTCTGGATCTGCTTTACTTGTGCCAGCTCCGATGCGCTGCTGATCACTGCCGGTGTTTTGGGCTTTGGCTCTCTCGCACTGGCGGTGCCGTGGTTCGAGCTGGCGATGCGCCTGGGCGGGGCGGCGTTTCTGCTGTGGTATGGCGCGCGCAGCCTGATGGCCGCCTGGCGTGGTGGGGCGCATCTGGACAGTGCCGATGGGCAGGGGGCGCCGGTCAAACTCTGGCCGATGCTGGCAACGGTGCTGGCACTGACCTGGCTGAACCCCCATGTCTATCTGGATACAGTGGTGCTGCTCGGCTCGATTTCGGCGCAATATCCGCAGCCGTTGGTGTTTGGCTTGGGGGCAGCGGTCGCAAGCTTCGTCTTCTTCTTTACGCTGGGCTATGGCGCCAGCTTTCTGGCGCCTGTCTTTGCCCGTCCCCGAGCGTGGCAGGTGCTGGATGTGCTGGTTGGCCTCACCATGTGGGCGATCGCGCTCAAGCTTTTGCTGATGTAGGGCCTGACGCGATGAAGATCTGTGCGTTACCCGACCAAGCCAATGCTGATGGCCCGTCCCTGAAGATATTTCATATGTGAAGGGTTGTTCTGCAGCGGCCCCGGTGGTCTCATGTCCGCCATGACTTCAACATCCCAAGACTCTCCGTCGCCCACACAAAGCACCGCCGCCAACCAGCCCTTGCGAGGCGTGTTCTGGATGCTGATGACGGGCTTCTGCTTTGTAGCGGTGACGGCGCTGGTCAAATACCTCGGCGACCGAGTCCCGCCAGCGGAATCTGCGTTCCTGCGGTATCTGCTGGGGCTGGTGTTTCTGTTGCCGATGATTGGCGCACTGCGCCGCAGCCAGCTGACACCGCGCCTTTGGGGGCTGTTTGCCCTGCGCGGGTTTGTCCATACCTTAGGAGTAATCCTGTGGTTTTTTGCGATGACCCAGATCCCCTTGGCCGAGGTCACGGCGATGAATTACCTTTCGCCGATTTATGTCTCCATCGGGGCGGCGCTGTTTCTGGGAGAGCGCATGGCGCTGCGCCGGGTCGGGGCCATTCTGGTGGCGCTGCTCGGCGCGCTGATCATCCTGCGGCCCGGATTTCGCGAGGTAGAGGCAGGCCATATCGCCATGCTGTTCACTGCGTTGGCCTTCGGTGCGTCTTATCTTTTGGCCAAAACCACGGTGGATGGCACCAATCCGGTGGTGGTTGTGGCGATGCTGTCGATCTGGGTGACGGTGTTTCTGGCGCCCTTCGCCGCTGCGGTGTGGGTGACACCCACGCTGTGGGAGCTGGCGATCCTGTTTGCGGTCGCCTGCTTTGCCACCGCTGGACATTATGCAATGACGCTCGCCTTCGCCTCGGCGCCGGTGACAGTCACTCAGCCAGTAACGTTTTTGCAATTGCTTTGGGCCACATTGCTCGGGGCGCTGGTCTTTGGTGAGGCGGTCGATATCTGGGTGGTCGCCGGCGGCTGCCTGATCCTGGCGGCCGTCAGCTTCATCACTTGGCGGGAGGCGGTGCTGAAGCGACGGGCCCTGACACCGGCCAGCCTCGCCACAAAAGTCTGATTTCGCAAAACCGTCATATAGCGCTGCTAGGGACCTCGAACGGCTTCGGTAACAAAGGTGAAACTCATGCGTGCCCGACTGATCTTGGCGTTTCTGCTGGCACCGCTGGGGCTGGCGCTGCCCGCCCAGGCTGGGGCCGCAGGCGCAGACGGTCCTGACAGTTCGGGCTACACAGGGCTGGAGATCTGCAACGATACCGCTGTGCCCCAGTCCGTCAGCCTGGCCTACCGCGACGATGGGCGGTGGATGTCCCATGGCTGGTGGGCGCTGCCACCTGAAACCTGCGAACGCGTGCTCGACGGGTCGCTCAAGAACCGGTTTTACTACTTCCGCAGCGAGGCGCAGAATTGGCAGTTTCTGGATGAGCGGATCTCATTCTGCACAGCGCCAGGTGACTTCACGATCTACGGCGACCGGGATTGTGCCATCCGTGGCTATGGCAGCGCATTTTTCGCCAAGATTGACACAAATATTATTGCCGACCCGTCCGGGAGCGCTCAGCCCAGCGCGGCCTATGTGGCCCAAATAAGCCGTCATTCCCGTCCGAAGACCGGCGGCACTGGCCCAATCAGCTCGGCGATTCCGGGGGAGGGGGCAACGGCGGACACCATCTTTGATCAGAACGTGACATTTCAGGGCTGCGAGGAGCGCGGCGATGGTCGGGTAATCTGCAAATTGGTCATGGGGGCGGGGCAGCTTTGTGTGACAAATGACGGGATGACCGATCCGGCCATTATCGACCGGCTGCAGGCGCTGGATCCCGGCACGCCAGTGCGCGTATCCGGAGAGAGCTTGGCATCCGGCGACCGTGTGACCTTCGCTAGCTTAAATTCCCTGACAGAGCGTGCAGAGACCCGGCATGATCTGATGTTGGATGATCTGGCTGGCCGGTGGGTGTCGCAGGCGGATGCCTATGATCTGTTCATCATTGAAGGGGCCTCGCGGCATAATTTCTACGGATCGGTCGAAACCATGACTGAGCTGTTGTCAGTTCAGACCGCTTGTGATGACGCCTTGGGGGTGGGTCCCTATTTGGTCGCCCAGGCTGAGGATGGCGGCCCCACCCATTGCTACCGGATCATCTCCCTGACAGAGAACGAGTTGGTGCTGTCATACATGCCGCGCGGGACGGAGCTGCGCTATCAGCGCCAAGATCTGCCCCTGAACTAAACGACGTGGTCCCTGCGGGTGAAGGCGCAGTTAGTTCAACGCCAGATCCACCACCCGATGGGCAGCGCGACGAGCCTGGGCGGTATCCAGTGGCGTCTCGGACTGGGCCGCCTGCAACCAGACCCCGTCCATATAGCATTGTAGGGCGTGGCGGGCCGTCTCCACCCGATCCTGCGGTAGCAGGCCGTTCAATTCCGCCAGAAAATGGCTGCGCACACGGCTGCGATTGATTCTGTGCAGCCGCGACAGGCGCGGCGAATAGGGGGCGCTGGCCCAGAACTGCATCCAGAGACTGCATTGCGCGACGCTGAATAAATCATCGTCAAAATTGGCATCCATCACCGCGTAAAGCCGCTCTTTCGGGCTCTTTGCTGTGGCATATCCCCGGATCATCGCCTCGCGCAGCTTGTTCAGAAGATGGCGCATCGTGGCCTCCATCAGCCCTTCCTTAGAGCCGAAGTAATAGTTGATCGAGGCCGCCGAGGCCCCGGCCTCCTTCGCGATTTCTGCCATGGTAACAACACCATACCCACGTCGGTGAACGGCGATGATG encodes the following:
- a CDS encoding DUF1036 domain-containing protein; the protein is MRARLILAFLLAPLGLALPAQAGAAGADGPDSSGYTGLEICNDTAVPQSVSLAYRDDGRWMSHGWWALPPETCERVLDGSLKNRFYYFRSEAQNWQFLDERISFCTAPGDFTIYGDRDCAIRGYGSAFFAKIDTNIIADPSGSAQPSAAYVAQISRHSRPKTGGTGPISSAIPGEGATADTIFDQNVTFQGCEERGDGRVICKLVMGAGQLCVTNDGMTDPAIIDRLQALDPGTPVRVSGESLASGDRVTFASLNSLTERAETRHDLMLDDLAGRWVSQADAYDLFIIEGASRHNFYGSVETMTELLSVQTACDDALGVGPYLVAQAEDGGPTHCYRIISLTENELVLSYMPRGTELRYQRQDLPLN
- a CDS encoding COG3904 family protein; amino-acid sequence: MPEDNDTSKTDGRLFSLRTDPARTSPKRLRILTLGRSFLWQLVLPRIVVLLTWTLLNTVVVLPIRLLYALVLIDALLLLWQARCFLRSADAHIRDTGHLAPVWGGYLAILFAGFATVTLWWDAVLIATTPVEPDYAEQERLAREALYDLSITPDGRRLIFVGEIPHGLTRRVAAMMAEAPALREVALSGPGGLIYEARGVARLIRERALDTVAEGTCASACTLIFAAGQQRRLADQGILGFHAYALNFPGGLPQVDLGREQARDRDFLIEQGISAGFADRLFATASNDLWMPDADELRREGVLTQP
- a CDS encoding LysR family transcriptional regulator ArgP encodes the protein MKFDPNHLAALSAVLRLGSFEAAAQALLVTPSAISQRIKALEDRIGSSLVQRGSPCLGTEAGLRIAKHAEDVALLEAAVSEDLRLERAPGASRLRVAINADSLATWFVPVMAACDGLLFDLVIDDQDHSADWLRRGEVSAAVTAHAKPVPGCDAYPLGALRYIATASPGFRERWFAKGVTQEAATRAPCLIFNAKDQLQGRWLSAHVGSGIAPPAHFLPSSQAFVDAALAGVGWGMNPEQLAAPYLTTEQLCPLLPYTPLDVPLTWQVSRVLAPALADVTRAVLKSARRHLTPI
- a CDS encoding LysE/ArgO family amino acid transporter yields the protein MPPSLIAGFFLGLSLIMAIGAQNAFVLRQGLRRQHVFWICFTCASSDALLITAGVLGFGSLALAVPWFELAMRLGGAAFLLWYGARSLMAAWRGGAHLDSADGQGAPVKLWPMLATVLALTWLNPHVYLDTVVLLGSISAQYPQPLVFGLGAAVASFVFFFTLGYGASFLAPVFARPRAWQVLDVLVGLTMWAIALKLLLM
- the betI gene encoding choline-binding transcriptional repressor BetI, whose translation is MGRKRIRDIRNEELIEATIIAVHRRGYGVVTMAEIAKEAGASAASINYYFGSKEGLMEATMRHLLNKLREAMIRGYATAKSPKERLYAVMDANFDDDLFSVAQCSLWMQFWASAPYSPRLSRLHRINRSRVRSHFLAELNGLLPQDRVETARHALQCYMDGVWLQAAQSETPLDTAQARRAAHRVVDLALN
- a CDS encoding DMT family transporter, which codes for MSAMTSTSQDSPSPTQSTAANQPLRGVFWMLMTGFCFVAVTALVKYLGDRVPPAESAFLRYLLGLVFLLPMIGALRRSQLTPRLWGLFALRGFVHTLGVILWFFAMTQIPLAEVTAMNYLSPIYVSIGAALFLGERMALRRVGAILVALLGALIILRPGFREVEAGHIAMLFTALAFGASYLLAKTTVDGTNPVVVVAMLSIWVTVFLAPFAAAVWVTPTLWELAILFAVACFATAGHYAMTLAFASAPVTVTQPVTFLQLLWATLLGALVFGEAVDIWVVAGGCLILAAVSFITWREAVLKRRALTPASLATKV
- a CDS encoding GNAT family N-acetyltransferase, which gives rise to MKIRGFRSEDAAVLAQIFHAAVHGVSARDYSPEQCAAWSPEPAPAEVWQGRAGDGRFVFVAVNAADQPQGFIELERDGHIDCFYCHPDVAGTGVGLALYQQLEAQARDLGLSSLYVEASEAAKRFLTRKGFTDEGRREIERRGVGLHNYRMTKALS